The following are from one region of the Oryzias latipes chromosome 12, ASM223467v1 genome:
- the LOC101159686 gene encoding small G protein signaling modulator 1, with product MGEAETRQKLLRNVKKEVKQIMEEAVTRKFVHADSSHVISFCAVVEACVLHGLKRRIAGLLCTNKVAALFMKVSKSFSPAEELCRKVQELEQLIENSKQNNSSLNNDRSRQSRLPYLPPQALKNLWIRTALMEKLLDKIVLYLVENSSAFYDKEAMLMDPVDGPILASLLVGPCALEYTKVKTSDHFWTDPSADELVQRHRIHSGHCRQESPSRRPALIQKRQSSGSMDDRPLMWVKEYVESLHQNSRATLLFGKNNVLVQPRDDMEAIPGYLSLHQTADLMTLKWTPNQLMNGNVAELDSEKSVYWDFAMTIRLEEIVYLHCHQQINSGGTVVLVSQDGIQRPPLHFPKGGHLLQFLTCLETGLLPHGQLDPPLWNQRGKGKVFPKLRKRSPHSSCDSVSDKEDDEATDYVFRILFPGNQIELMALELMDQSVNMWQPTPRKSSCSSCSQNGSSDGSLPNGCNQERAPLKLLCDTMKYQIISRAFYGWLAYCRHLSTVRTHLSALVNTTMVDPDVPCVARGGLSVEVWANFLKDSSTYEEKEIHRLVYFGGVAPSLRKEVWPFLLGHYEFTMTEKRRLEIDKQMQTLYEQTMKEWQGCEVIVRQREREKHAEALARCSSGTSVERGPIQRDSTISTDSSLSSSSDPQHGNSQSESSCSEQVFETAEAEPKVEEGEKQLSIPVKSTDGQQLPLCDPSPSVVSACPQDTENNPPVTESNTEPEPAQKNADKSEENSQFPKCDPGGKDGEISATDNETVMGIDTKLESEKVEMEKSTETSPCEGKETTHRVLKAEHTKVNLKSAPEKTNILKLEKEIHNEYFQAPPLGQTLSIQVHKNRDLEGKTYCPHVAREGASSQYRKKTDISEENETTEANIETIKTAENPPGSNSPVRQVLNALQSASRGSLTLSSQSRQSPDTADSDDSPSALEMEDIPVGITCVTSQDMNTRPLLGLAAPPVSLAQRQKIAAEALVLAHHQAAAGNTSPESTDLGLSEEEPEMDNVLVEPESNESGSVTKYEEPSGQQTYSQQIQDMYLINLHRIDKDVRRCDRTYWYFTPENLEKLRNIMCSYVWRHLETGYVQGMCDLLAPLLVILDDEVMAFSCFTELMKRMNQNFPHGGAMDSHFANMRSLIQILDSELFELMQQNGDYTHFYFCYRWFLLDFKREMVYDDVFSAWETIWAARHTSSGHFVLFIALALVEMYRDIILGNNMDFTDIIKFFNEMAERHDVPQVLMMARDLVHKVQTLIENK from the exons ATGGGAG AGGCAGAGACGCGACAGAAACTGCTACGCAATGTGAAGAAGGAG GTGAAGCAAATCATGGAGGAAGCAGTAACGAGAAAATTTGTGCATGCAGACAGCAGCCACGTTATATCCTTCTGTG ctGTGGTAGAGGCATGTGTGCTCCATGGACTCAAACGTCGAATTGCAGGCCTGCTGTGCACAAATAAGGTTGCTGCACTCTTTATGAAGGTGTCAAAGAGCTTTTCTCCTGCCGAGGAACTCTGCCGCAAAGTTCAGGAGCTGGAGCAGCTCATCGAAAATAG CAAACAGAACAACTCCTCTCTCAATAATGACCGCAGTCGGCAGTCGAGGTTGCCCTACCTCCCTCCCCAAGCTCTTAAAAATCTGTGGATTAGAACAGCTCTGATGGAAAAACTCCTGGACAAAATTGTCCTGTATTTGGTGGAAAACAGCAG tgCATTCTATGATAAAGAAGCCATGTTGATGGACCCTGTTGATGGACCAATCCTTGCATCTCTTTTGG TTGGCCCCTGTGCTTTAGAGTACACCAAAGTTAAGACGTCAGATCATTTCTGGACCGATCCATCAGCAGACGAGCTCGTTCAGCGCCATCGAATCCACAGTGGCCACTGTCGGCAGGAGTCTCCCTCCAGAAGGCCCGCCCTG ATCCAGAAGAGACAGTCCAGTGGCAGCATGGATGATCGTCCTCTCATGTGGGTGAAAGAATATGTTGAGTCACTTCATCAAAACTCAAGAGCTACTCTCCTGTTTGGAAAGAACAACGTCCTGGTGCAACCA AGGGATGACATGGAGGCCATTCCAGGCTACCTCTCACTCCACCAGACTGCAGATCTCATGACACTGAAGTGGACCCCCAATCAGCTCATGAATGGCAACGTTGCAGAATTAGATTCTGAAAAGAG TGTTTACTGGGATTTTGCAATGACTATTCGTTTGGAAGAGATAGTGTATCTCCACTGTCATCAGCAAa TAAATAGTGGCGGGACTGTGGTTTTGGTGAGCCAGGATGGGATCCAAAGGCCTCCTTTACATTTCCCCAAAGGAGGTCATCTGCTTCAGTTTCTCACCTGCCTGGAAACTGGCCTGCTACCTCATGGGCAGTTGGACCCGCCGCTGTGGAATCAGAGGGGGAAG GGAAAGGTTTTTCCCAAACTGCGAAAGAGGAGCCCACATAGCTCATGTGATTCTGTATCGGATAaggaagatgatgaagcaaCTGATTATGTGTTTCGGATCCTTTTTCCTGGCAATCAGATAGAACTCA TGGCCCTGGAGCTAATGGATCAGAGTGTTAATATGTGGCAGCCAACCCCTAGGAAGTCCTCCTGTTCCTCCTGCTCACAGAATGGCTCTTCTGACGGTTCTCTGCCAAATGGCTGCAATCAGGAGag GGCTCCATTGAAGCTCCTTTGTGACACAATGAAATACCAGATCATTTCTCGTGCGTTCTATGGGT GGCTGGCGTACTGTCGGCATCTGTCCACAGTCCGAACTCACCTCTCAGCTTTGGTCAACACCACAATGGTTGACCCTGATGTTCCATGTGTTGCTCGAGGAGGGCTGTCTGTGGAGGTCTGGGCCAATTTCCTCAAGGACAGCTCT acCTACGAAGAAAAGGAAATCCACAGACTAGTGTATTTCGGTGGAGTAGCCCCATCCCTTCGTAAAGAGGTCTGGCCCTTTCTTTTGGGACATTACGAATTCACCATGACAGAGAAACGCAGACTAGAG ATCGACAAGCAGATGCAGACGCTGTATGAGCAGACCATGAAGGAGTGGCAGGGCTGTGAGGTCATCGTGCGtcagagagaaagagaaaagcaCGCTGAGGCGCTTGCTCGATGTTCGTCTGGTACTAGTGTGGAAAGAGGACCCATACAGCGAGACTCCACCATCAGCACAGAT tcatctctAAGTAGCAGCTCAGACCCACAGCATGGCAACTCACAGAGTGAATCCAGCTGCAGCGAACAG GTATTTGAAACGGCTGAAGCTGAACCAAAGGTTGAAGAGGGAGAGAAGCAGCTCAGCATCCCTGTGAAAAGCACAGATGGTCAGCAACTCCCCCTCTGCGATCCTTCTCCCTCCGTTGTGTCAGCCTGTCCTCAAGATACAGAAAACAACCCTCCTGTGACTGAATCCAACACGGAACCAGAACCCGCTCAGAAGAATGCTGATAAATCTGAAGAAAACAGCCAGTTTCCAAAATGTGATCCAGGAGGAAAAGATGGGGAAATTTCAGCCACTGATAATGAAACCGTAATGGGGATAGATACAAAATTAGAAAGTGAGAAGGTTGAAATGGAGAAGTCCACTGAGACTTCTCCATGTGAGGGTAAAGAAACAACCCACAGAGTTTTAAAAGCGGAACACACTAAAGTAAATTTGAAATCTGCTCCAGAGAAGACTAACATTTTGAAGCTTGAAAAAGAGATACATAATGAATATTTCCAAGCACCTCCACTCGGGCAGACCTTGAGCATTCAGGTACACAAGAATAGAGATCTGGAAGGGAAGACATACTGTCCACATGTTGCCAGAGAGGGCGCTAGTTCACAGTacagaaaaaagacagacattTCAGAAGAAAACGAGACCACAGAAGCAAATATCGAAACCATAAAAACAGCAGAGAATCCGCCTGGTTCAAATTCTCCAGTCAGACAAGTACTGAACGCTCTCCAGTCAGCCTCAAGGGGCAGCCTCACGTTATCCTCCCAATCTCGGCAGTCTCCAGACACGGCTGATTCAGATGACTCTCCTTCCGCTTTGGAGATGGAGGATATTCCTGTGGGAATCACATGTGTGACCTCGCAGGATATGAACACTAGGCCTTTGTTGGGCCTCGCTGCTCCTCCTGTCTCCCTGGCGCAAAGACAGAAAATAGCAGCCGAGGCCCTGGTCCTGGCTCACCACCAGGCCGCTGCTGGTAACACCAGTCCTGAGAGCACCGACCTTGGCCTTTCTGAAGAAGAGCCGGAGATGGATAACGTGCTTGTGGAACCAGAGTCTAATGAGTCAGGAAGTGTCACCAAATATGAGGAACCCTCAGGGCAGCAGACCTACTCT CAACAAATACAGGACATGTACCTGATCAACTTGCATCGCATTGACAAAGATGTTCGACGCTGTGACAGAACATACTGGTACTTCACTCCAGAGAATCTAGAGAAGCTGCGCAACATCATGTGCAG CTACGTGTGGCGGCATCTGGAAACTGGTTATGTGCAGGGCATGTGTGACCTGCTGGCTCCCCTTCTGGTCATTCTGGATGACG AGGTGATGGCCTTTAGCTGCTTCACTGAACTGATGAAAAGGATGAACCAGAATTTTCCTCATGGGGGTGCAATGGACTCACATTTTGCCAACATGCGTTCCCTCATACAG ATCCTTGACTCGGAGCTGTTTGAGCTGATGCAGCAGAATGGAGACTACACCCACTTCTATTTCTGCTATCGCTGGTTTCTTCTTGACTTCAAAAGAG AAATGGTTTATGACGACGTGTTCTCCGCATGGGAAACCATCTGGGCAGCCAGGCACACCTCCTCTGGACACTTTGTGCTCTTCATCGCTCTGGCACTCGTGGAGATGTACAGAGACATCATCTTGGGAAATAACATGGATTTTACAGACATTATCAAATTCTTCAATG